The following proteins are encoded in a genomic region of Coffea eugenioides isolate CCC68of chromosome 6, Ceug_1.0, whole genome shotgun sequence:
- the LOC113774613 gene encoding F-box protein At2g26850-like encodes MLLFLISCFSVILVSKSFFRPFGTWKRDMRMQASPWFLGEVSRFLISWSARSKAARGFLHFLTSSLKKNGNGKAENVMVEGLEGEEYTLLDLPDLALECILERLSPFQLCSMAAVCRSLSERCSSDHLWEKHMKQKWGRLVGNAAYQQWQCYIASRNRAKLQESKRGKGLLGYFSIFSDKMWNNRSRENEIVTEQRNSLPVDSVKAWYLAIETGKLRFPAQVYNRENGQVGFMLSCYDAELSYDSSTDTFIARYSAPGRRPTIEDNIEWNRIRAPAVDVPAHVLHVSDCLHDLKPGDHIEVQWRRNRDFPYGWWYGVVGHLESCTGQESHCQCHLNDSVVLEFKQYAPSSRWRQTIVNRRDHREVGNGADGFYGGIRKLCNENEISTWKSLWPTSTLE; translated from the exons ATGTTgcttttcttgatttcttgcttctCTGTTATCCTAGTTTCCAAGTCATTTTTTAGGCCATTTGGGACTTGGAAGAGGGACATGAGAATGCAGGCGAGTCCTTGGTTTTTGGGGGAAGTGTCGAGATTTTTGATATCTTGGTCTGCAAGAAGTAAGGCTGCCAGaggtttcttgcattttctgaCATCATCACTGAAGAAGAACGGTAATGGAAAAGCAGAGAATGTGATGGTGGAGGGCCTGGAGGGAGAGGAATATACTTTACTGGATTTGCCAGATTTGGCTTTGGAATGCATTCTTGAGAGGCTTTCTCCATTTCAGCTCTGTAGTATGGCTGCAGTTTGCAGGTCTTTGAGTGAGAGGTGCAGCAGTGATCATTTATGGGAGAAACACATGAAGCAGAAATGGGGTAGATTGGTTGGTAATGCAGCATATCAACAATGGCAATGCTACATTGCTTCAAGAAACAGAGCTAAGCTACAGGAGAGTAAAAGGGGAAAAGGATTACTTGGGTACTTTTCAATCTTCTCTGATAAGATGTGGAATAATAGATCAAGAGAAAATGAGATTGTTACTGAGCAGAGAAATTCCTTGCCTGTAGATTCTGTAAAGGCTTGGTATCTTGCTATTGAAACTGGGAAACTCCGGTTTCCAGCCCAGGTTTATAACCGCGAG AATGGCCAAGTTGGGTTTATGCTCTCTTGTTATGATGCTGAATTGAGCTATGATTCAAGCACAGACACCTTTATTGCAAG GTACTCAGCACCTGGGCGAAGGCCGACAATAGAGGACAACATAGAGTGGAATAGGATAAGGGCACCAGCAGTTGATGTCCCTGCACACGTCCTTCATGTCTCAGATTGTCTGCATGATCTGAAACCTGGTGATCACATAGAGGTTCAGTGGAGAAGGAACAGAGATTTCCCATATG GTTGGTGGTATGGAGTTGTTGGACACTTGGAGTCATGCACAGGCCAGGAATCTCATTGCCAGTGTCATCTGAATG ACAGTGTAGTGCTGGAGTTCAAGCAGTATGCCCCTAGCTCGCGATGGAGACAAACAATCGTAAACAGGAGGGATCACCGAGAAGTAGGCAATGGAGCAGATGGCTTTTATGGAGGAATCAGAAAGCTATGCAATGAAAATGAGATTTCAACATGGAAAAGCCTTTGGCCAACCAGTACCTTAGAATAG